Sequence from the Streptomyces sp. NBC_00358 genome:
ACGGGAAGAACCCGGTCAGCTTCGTGATCGGGTGGAACGCGGGCGCTGCCTGGACGACCGCGGCCTCCCCCGTGGAGACGCGGAACGCAAGTGGGCGGCGTACGCCGACGCGATGTCGGAGTGCGCCGCCCAGGGCAGGCGAGCCGCGCGGGGCGGCCGTCGCGGTCATTGCGCGGCGCGGTTGAACACACCCTTCGACCAGCGGTAGCCGAGGACGCTCAGGCCCAGGCACCAGGCGACGGTGATCCACCCGTTGTTGCCGATCCCGGTGCCGAGCAGCAGGCCGCGCAGGGTCTCGATGGCCGGCGTGAACGGCTGGTACTCGGCGATCGGCTGGAACCATCCCGGCATCGCGTCGACCGGGACGAAGGCGCTGGAGATGAGCGGCAGGAAGACCAGCGGCAGGGCGTTGTTGCTGGCCGCCTCGGCATTCGGGCTGACCAGTCCCATCCCGACCGCGATCCAGGTGAACGCCAGGGCGAAGAGCGTGAGCAGCCCGAACGCCGCGAGCCATTCAAGGACCGACGCGTCCGTGGAGCGGAAGCCGATGGCCACGCCGACGGCGCCGACGAGGACCACGCTCATGATCGACTGGAGCACGCTGCCGATGACATGGCCGATGAGGAAGGATCCCCGGTGGATCGCCATCGTGCGGAAGCGGGCGATGATGCCCTCGGTCATGTCGTTGGAGACGGAGACCGCCGTGCCGACCAGGGTGCCCCCGATGGTCATCAGCAGGATGCCCGGGACGAGATAGGCGATGTAGGCGGAGCGGTCGGCGCCGCCTCCGCCGATGCCCGCACTCATCACGTCGCCGAAGACGTAGACGAACAGCAGCAGCAGGACGATCGGCGTCAGCAGCAGGTTCAGGGTGAGGGAGGGGTAGCGGCGGGCGTGCAGGAGGTTGCGCCGGAGCATGGTGGTGGAGTCGCGTACGGCGAGGGAGAGGGTGCTCATCGGACAGCCTCCTTCGGCTGGTTGGGCTGGTTGGGCTGGTTGGGCTGGTTGGGTACGGTGCCGCCGGTCAGGGCGAAGAAGACGTCGTCGAGGTCGGGGGTGTGGACGGTGAGTTCGTCGGCTTCGATGCCGGCGGTGTCGAGTCGGTCGAGGACGGAGCGCAGGGCGCGCTGGCTGCCGTCGCTGGGGACCTGAAGGGTGAGGGTCTCGTCGTGCGGGGAGGCTTCGTCCAGTGCGGAGGCGGCGGTCCGGTAGGCGGCGGGGTCGGTGAAGCGGAGGCGGACGTGTCCGCCGGGGACGAGTCGTTTGAGTTCGTCGGCGGTGCCCTCGGCGGCGATCCTGCCGTCGTGCAGGACGGCGATCCGGTCGGCGAGTTCGTCGGCCTCCTCCAGGTACTGGGTGGTGAGCAGGACGGTGGTGCCGCCGGTGACGAGTTCGCGGATGATGCCCCACATGGTGTGCCGGGAGCGGGGGTCGAGGCCGGTGGTGGGTTCGTCGAGGAAGATGATCCGCGGGTTGCCGACCAGGGTCATGGCGATGTCCAGGCGGCGTTTCATGCCGCCGGAGTAGGTGGAGGCGGGCTTCCTCGCGGCCTCGGTGAGGTCGAAGCGCTCCAGGAGTTCGGCGGTGACCTGTCGTCCCTCGTGCTTGGAGAGGTGGTGCAGGTCCGCCATCAGGAGCATGTTCTCCTCGCCGGTGATCAGCCCGTCGACCGCGGAGAACTGGCCGGTGACACCGATCGCGGCACGCACGCCGTCCGGGGATGCGGCGAGGTCGTGGCCCGCGACCTGGGCCTGCCCGCCGTCCGCGGTGATGAGCGTGGAGAGGATCTTGACTACGGTCGTCTTGCCGGCGCCGTTCGGGCCGAGCAGCGCGAAGACCGAGCCCGCCTGGATGCGCAGATCGACGCCGTCGAGGACGACCTTGTCACCGTAGGACTTGCGCAGACCGATGGCGGAGACCGCGGCGGGCGGCTGCGGGCCCTCCCCCTCGTCGGGCGTGGGCATGACAGAAGAAGGCACGGGGCCCTCCATTCGAAGGCTGAAGCGGGTGGGATACGGGGCAGGCCGAGGATGCGCTCAGACCTTGGCGCGGCGGATGTCGATGTTGCCGTACCGGGTGCGGGCGCGGACCTCGACGGTGTCCTCGCTCTTCTCCGGAGTGTCGGACGCGGTGAGCGTGTTGCGCACCTGGCCCGAGCCCGAGCTGACGTCGAGCCAGGCGGCCGTTCCCTCGCGGACGCCGACCTCGATGGCGCCGTAGGAGGTCTCCAACTGGACGGTTCCACGGACCACTTCGCCCACCCGCAGGGTGCCGTTCGCGGTCTTGGCGACGACCGAGGCCTCGGCCCGCCGGATCTCGATGTCGCCGTTGGCGCCGTTCACCCGCAGCTCGCCGGTCGCCGCGCCGACGGTCGTGGTGCCGTGCGAGTTCTTGAGGACGGCGGGGCCGTCGACGAGGCCGAGGCGCAGACTGCCGGAACTGGTGGTGATCTCGGCAGCTCCCTCGACCCGGTCGACGGTGATCGAGCCGTGCGAGGCGGTCAGCTTCAGCGGGCCGGTCGTGTCGAAGCGGACGTCACCGGACGAGGTCTTCACCCGCACCTCACCGAGCCGGCCCTCGCCGAGCACCTGGGCCCAGGAGCCGGTCACGTCGAGGCGCGAGCCCGTGGGCAGTTCCACTGTCACGTCGACGGTGCCGTTGCGGCCGAACAGATTGGGCCTGGGTGTCCTGACGGTCAGTGCGCCGCTCGTGTACGTGACCTCGGTCTGGTCGGCCGCCCGTACGTCCTGGTCGCGCTTCGGGTCCCGGGGGCGCACCTCGACGACGGTGTCGAGGCGGTCGACCGCGGTGAACTGGATGGAGCCTGCGTCCACGCGCGCCGTGGCCGAGATCGGTTCGGGAGTGTCGAAAGTAGGCATGGCTGTCCCGTCCTCTTGGGTCTTCGGGTCGTCCCCGCTGGTGGGACGCGGTGTGTGTGAAGCGCTGCTGGTGAAGGGTGCTGGTTGCGGTTGCGGTTGCGGTTCCGATTGCTGTTGCTGTTGCTGCGCCCGAGGCGGTGCTTTCAGCGCACCCAGCCGGTGAAGCTCTGTCCGATCGCCTGGGACTTCCCCGTCGCACGCGGCCGGGTGTCGATGTCGACCGCGGCCGACACGGCCCGCACCAGCCACGCGTTGACCGACAGACCCTCGCGGGTCGCGGCCTCCTCGGCGCGCGCCTTGAGGTGCGCCGGAAGCCGCAGGTTGACGCGAGCGGTGCCGCCCTCGTCCCCCTCGGACGGCGTCTGCGCCTTGAGCGACTCGACCGGCGCGACGGCCGTCTCCCCGGAGGCGCCACGGTCGGCGGGCGGCAGCGTCACCACGAAATCGGGGTCCAGTCCGCGCAGCCGTACGTCGACCGAGCCGGGAGCGAGTTCACGGGTGATCTCGTCCATCGCGGCGGAGAGCACGTTGAGCATGGTCAGCCTGGTCGCCGACTCCAGAGGAGCGGTGAGCCGCTCGGCCAGCGCGCGGGCTTCGTCACCACCGGCTTCGGCGGCCACCGCGAGTTCGCGGCGGAGGGTGTCGACATACGGCGTGAGGTCCATGACGCCATAATGGCACCGCAATGGCACCACCCGCAAGCCCGAATGGCACCTCGCATGGGGAAAGAACAACCAATCGGGCTCTGACCTGCGAAAATTCTACGAAGTTGACGTGAGCCACTGTGGCGCCATACCCATCCAGACACATCCAGGGAGCCACGAGCGACGCCGCATGGCACCGAATGGCGCCAGGTGGCACCACCTGGCACCAAGCGGCGCCACTCGCCGTGAACAGTGACACCACAGAGGCGTGGTCCGCCCACACCGCGCGCCGTCCCGGCGGCAGACCCCGCACAGGACGGCGAGATCGGGCCGCCCGGCGGCCTCCAGCGCCCTGGGCAGCCCTGAGGGCGGCAGCCTCTCAGCAGCCGCAGGCCCGTACCCCTACGACCCGCGGTTCCCGCCCGTCCACGCGGCCAGGGGTCGCCGGCCCGTCAGGGGTCCGAGCCGAAGCCCAACTCCCTTGGCAGGTCGTCCCATTGGAAACGGGACGGCACGACGAACGGGATGCAGCCCAACGCCGCCCGGTCCGGCGGCCGTTACCGACGCACCCGGACCCGCCGGCGCCGCCAGGTACTGTTCCCGGGTCCACTGATCGTGCCCATCCGTCACGCCGCCGCCGAGCTCACCACGCCGCAGGGTGGGATGAGTTGGAAGCCTCACCCCTGCCGTCACGTTCGGCCGACGCGTTCGTCGACGCCACAGCCCGCGACAACAGAAGAGAGAGAACAACGTTGCACGACCACGAAGGCACCGGTGCCACGCCGGGTCCTCACGCCCGCGAGCTTGCCGAGCTCTACCTCAGCACACTCGAAGGCCTCATGGACCCCAAGGAGTACGCGGACCTGAAAACCTTCATTTCCGCCGTCTACAGGGGGATCGCCGAGCCCATCGACCCGGACGACCCTTCCCCCGAGCGTCACCTCGACATCGACCTGACTCCGGCCGTCATCGACGAGTGGCTGATCTTCTCGGGCATCCTCAGCAACGGCAGCATGGACCAGAGAATCGTCGAGATCGGTGACGGATCCCGCACGGTCGTGGACGGCGGGATCGCCGACGATCCCGAAGCCCTGCGCGACTTCTGCGAGCGGCAGCGGGAACGGAACCGGATACGCGAGGAGGAGCGCAAGATCCTCAAAGGCATAGAGTCCGCGTCCACCTGACGCCACCCAGGGCCCCCGAGACCCCTTCCCTCCGCCGTCCTCGAACCGCGTTTGCGGGGGCCCGCGTTCGAGTCGGCCGGCAGGACGCCCGTGCCTCGAACGACCTCACACGCGCTGGCCCGACGAGCCCAGACCCACTTGGTGACCGACAAGGCTGATCTCGACACCGTCCGTGGTGGCGCGCGCCGCCGTGAAGTTGACGCCCACCGGGAGACTGACGGTCCAGACCGAGCCGGCTCCTTCGGCACCGGGAACCGTCAAGGTGAGCTCCGTGCCCTGCGCCAGGATTGTTCCCTCGCCGTTCAACGCTGCGCCCGAGACCTTGATGCGGGCCGCCTGGCCTTGTGATCCCGGGGCTTGCGACACCTGCAGCGGGCCGCCGCTGCGCGCCAACCGCGTCACCACGCCGGACAGGTCCTTGTACGAGAGGGTCAGGGTGCCGGTGGCGAGATCGGCCGAGGCGCTCCGTGCTGTCAGGGACGCCACTCGCACGTCGTGCAGGTCGAGCTGGAGCCGGGCGACGTTCAGATAGCCGCCCTGCCTGTTGCCCGTGGTGTCGAGGTAGAAGTTCTCCGCGGTCAACGCGACATGGCTGAAGTCGCCGCCGGCCGCCTGAGTCAGGAACGGGAACCCCTCGATCGCCACGTCCATGCGGCCGTCCGTGGAGTTCGCGTAACCGTATTTCTCCTTCACAAGCTGTGCGGCCTGCTGGTTCGCATAGTGCACGGCTATCCGGTCTGCGGCTATGAACAGCACGGCGAGTACCACGACCGTGATTGTTAAGACCTTCACCCATCGACGTCTCACGTCGATCCCCCTCAGTATGTTGTGACGCTGCTCCGACCGAGCTCCGCGCGAAACGATCATGCACCTTCGCGGGCGCCGGTACCAGCCTCGATCCCCGCGGGCCAGCGAGCACCAGCCCCGCGACGTGATCGTGATCGTAGGGGTCCGCCCAGGACGAGGCACACCGGCTTTCAGGGAGAGTGTCGTGCGATTCGGACGAGATCGAAGTGCACCTCGGCGGTGTGCGGCAGAGCCTGGAACCTGGGCAGGACGTCATCTCGCACACGGCGGAGCGCGATCTCGAACTGGACGTAGCGTTCCGTGACCAGCGGGCCCGACCACTGCCGCCGCATCCGTGGAAGAGCCAGCCTGCGAGGGAGGACCCGATGCCGTCGTTGCTCTCGGTGAATGTCGGCATGCCGAAGAATGTGCCGTGGAGGGGCCGGACCGTCTTCACCGGTGTGTGGAAATACCCGGTGCACGGACGGGTGATGGTGCGGCGTCTGAACATCGACGGCGACGGGCAGGGCGACACGGCCGGCCACGGCGGCGAGCAGCGGGCCGTGCTGGTCTACCAGGTCGAGTCGTACCGGCACTGGAAACAGCATTTCGGACGCGACGACCTCGAACACGGCCAGTTCGGGGAGAACCTCACGGTCGACGGGCTTCCGGACGACGAGGTGTGCATCGGCGACCGGTACCGCATCGGTGAGGCCGAGTTCGAGGTGACCCAGCCACGGGTGACCTGCTACCGCGTGGGCATGCGCCTCGGTCAACCCGAACTGCCCGCCCTGCTGGTCAGCCACCACCGTCCCGGCTTCTACATGCGGGTCCTGCGCGAAGGCCACATCCAGGCAGGCGACGAGATCACCAAGATCGGATCCGGGCCCGGCACGCTGAGCGTGGCCGACACCGACGCGCTGCTCTACCTCCCCGACCGGGACCCCGAGAAGCTGCGCCTGGCGGTGGGCATCCCGGCCCTGAGCCCCGGCTGGCTGGGCTCGTTCCGTGAACTGCTCAAGGACGCGGAGGGTTCGGCCGCCGCCGCAGGCGGCGCGGCGGCGGCCTGGGACGGCTTCAGGGCTCTGCGCGTGGCCGCCGTGACTCCCGAGAGCACGACCGTCTCCTCCATCCATCTCATCGCCCCGGACGGGTCCCGGCTCCCTCCCGCCCGCGCGGGCCAGTACCTGACACTGCGCGTGCCCGGAGCCGGTGAGCCTGCCCCGGTGCGCAGCTACTCGCTGTCGTCGGCACCCGACAGCGGGCGTTATCGGATCAGCGTCAAGCACGAACCGCACGGCGCCGTCAGCGCGTATCTGACCACGAAGCTACGGCCGGGCATGATGGTCGATGCTGCGGCTCCCCGGGGTGACTTCGTCCTCCAGGAGGGCACCGGGCCGGTGCTTCTCGTCTCCGCCGGTATCGGTCTGACTCCGGTCCTGGCCATGCTGCACGAGCTCGCGGCAGCGCCCAGCGCCCGCGAGGTCTGGTGGATCCACGGTGCCCGCAACCCGCGGGAGCACGCCCTGGCCGCGGAGGCACGCGCCCTGCTGGCGAAGCTGCCGAACTCCCGCGGGTACGTTTTCTACAGCGCCGCGGAACCCGGCGAGTACCGCCGCGATCAGGCCAGGCCCGGACGCCTCGCCAAGGACAACGTGAGCGCTCTCGGTGTCCCGGCGGACGCGACCGCCTATGTCTGCGGGCCGGCCTCCTTCATGACGGACATCGAAGAGGCACTCGTCGCGGCCGGGGTCGATCCTGGCGCCGTCCATTCCGAGCTGTTCGGCGCGCTGCCCTCCATCACCCCCGGTCTGACCGGGCAGAGCGCTCGGCAGCCGCACCAGCCGCCGGACCCGCCCGGGACCGGTCCCGTGGTGACCTTCGCCCGCAGCGGTGTCTCCACCCCCTTCCCGGACGGGCGAAGCAGCCTGCTCGAACTCGCCGAGGCATGCGACGTTCCCGTCCGCTGGAGCTGCCGCACCGGGGTGTGCCACACCTGCGTCACGCCTCTGCTGTCCGGCGCGATCTCCTACAACTCGCCCCCGCTCGAGGATCCCGCCGAGGGACACGTGCTGATCTGCTGCACCCGTCCCGACACCGACGTCGTCCTCGACATGTAGGGAAGCGGCCGGGGTCCCGCCGGCATGTTGGGACCCGGAGGATGGAACCATCCGAGTACCAGGCACACTCTGCGTGTTGTAGTCCCTTTTCACCGGAGGATGGCACACGCATGATCACGCTCACCAAGGAAGACGGTCCCGCCGACCTGGACGGAGTGACTCACCTGTCCATCGGGGTGTCATGGGACCCCACGGCCGGCAGCAGCGGAGGAGTCATGGGCAAGCTCCGCCTCAAGAGCGGTACGGACCTTGACCTGATCGCGGTCGCCATGCACGGCGCGGACCCGGTGCGCCTGGCCGGCCTCGATTCCCTCGACCCCATGGGCAACGGCTCCCTGATCCACAGCGGTGACAACCAGAACGGACACGGAGACGGCGACGACGAAACCGTCTCGGTGGAGTTCGCGCGCGTCCCTCCCCACATCACGTCGATCGTGTTCGTCGCCGCCGCCTTCAAGAAGGGAAGCTCCTTCCAGAAGGCGCGCAACATCAGCTTCAAGGTCTACGACGCGACCGGCGGCAGCATCGAGCAGGTCGCGGACATCTGGCCGAGCCTGCTCACCCAGGACAACGGCTGCGCCGTGGCCAAGGCCGTGCGGGTCGCCGGTACCTGGAAGCTCGAAGTGATCAATGTGACGGGAAGGATCAAGCAGGGCGACGAACAGGCCCTCATGCGCTTCGCCCTGAGCAAGTAGAACCGCTTCGCCCCGAGCGGGCGGAACCGCCACCACGCGATCGAGGACGCGGGCGTGGCCTGCTTGACCGGCCGGGTCACCCACTGCAGGGTCGGGATGCTGCACCTCAGCGGCGCCGCCCGACTCTGCCGACCGGCCCACCCGTCCACGGGCGGCAGACGGCCTCATCCAGGAGCGACTGATCCCATGGTCCTCGACCTGCTCGTCATCGGTACGGCCATCACCCTGGGGCCCTTGCACAACAGCGCCTTCATCCTGCTGCTCTCCTCACGGCGCGGCGTTCGCCAGGGCCTGGCCTTCCTGTTGTCGTGGCTGGCCAACCTGGTCGCGGTGATCGCCTGTGTGGTGCTGTTGACCGGGGGTCAGCCGCCGGCCCGGCACAGCGTGCCCTCGACCGCCGCGATCGCCGTGAAACTCGCCATCGGCCTGGCGCTGGTGCTGTACGGCGCGCACCGGCACCGGCGGCCGCCCCGCCCGCACGGCCCGCCCCGCTGGACCACCCGGATCGACAACGCCTCGCCCGCCACGGCCGCCGGCCTGGCCTGGGTGCTGCAGCCCTGGGCCATGGTCGGCGCCGGCGCGGCGACCGCCGTCGACGCGAATCTCTCCACCCTCACCGACTGGCTCGCACTGACCGGCTACTGTCTGCTGGCCACGCTCAGCCTCGTCGTCATGGAGCTGTACACGCTCCGGGCGCCCGCCGCCGCCGACGCCCGATTGAACGCCCTGCGCAGTTGGCTGGAGCGACACCAGGAGCAGTTGGTCGTCACGCTCTCCCTGCTCGTCGGCCTGTGGCTGACGGCCCGAAGCATCTACGAACTGGTCGCCTGACACGGGCGATCCCGGCGGCCGAACCGACCGCTGCCCTGCCCGGACCCGCGGAACCGACACCCTCGACATCGCCTCGAACGGCCGACGGTCTGCGTGGCCGGTCCCGGTCCCCGGAAGAGGTACCAGGATCGGTGCGGTCACGGCTTGCGGGCCGCTCCGCCGTAGAAGCCGGCCTGGGCGTCCGTGATGTCGGCCAGCGGCTGGTCCGGCTCCGGGCGCCAGCGATGCGTCACAGCAAGCCCCGGCTGCAGCAGCTCCGTCCCGTCGAAGAACCGGCCGATCTGGGTCCCGGACCGCAACTGGATCGGGATGCGGGCACGGACGTACACCTCCTGGGTACGGGCCATACCCACCGGGTCGAAGTCGGTGGTGCCGTGGCTGAGGACGAGGAAACTGCCGGACGGCAGCGCGTCGACCAGTTCCCGCACTATCTCGTACGCGCCGTGCTCGTCCGGTACGAAATGCATCACGGCACACAGGCTCAGCGCGATCGGCCGGCCGAAGTCGAGCGTTGTCCGGGCCTCTTCGGACTCCAGGATGGCCTTCGGTTCGCGCACGTCCGCCTGCACGTAGGCAACCCGGCCCTCGGGGGTGCCGTGCAGCAGTGCCCGCGCGTGGGCCAGCACGATCGGATCGTTGTCGGCGTAGACCACCCGGCACTCCGGGGCCTCGGCCTGCGCGACCTGGTGCAGGTTCGGCTCGGTCGGCACGCCGGTGCCGATGTCGAGGAACTGCCGCACCCCGTGATCACGGGCCAGCACGCGCACGGCCCGGTGCATGAACAGCCGGTTGGCGCGGGCGAAGGTCCGGGCGTCCGGGGTGTGGCCGAGCACCTGCTCAGCCGCCT
This genomic interval carries:
- a CDS encoding ATP-binding cassette domain-containing protein, whose protein sequence is MPTPDEGEGPQPPAAVSAIGLRKSYGDKVVLDGVDLRIQAGSVFALLGPNGAGKTTVVKILSTLITADGGQAQVAGHDLAASPDGVRAAIGVTGQFSAVDGLITGEENMLLMADLHHLSKHEGRQVTAELLERFDLTEAARKPASTYSGGMKRRLDIAMTLVGNPRIIFLDEPTTGLDPRSRHTMWGIIRELVTGGTTVLLTTQYLEEADELADRIAVLHDGRIAAEGTADELKRLVPGGHVRLRFTDPAAYRTAASALDEASPHDETLTLQVPSDGSQRALRSVLDRLDTAGIEADELTVHTPDLDDVFFALTGGTVPNQPNQPNQPNQPKEAVR
- a CDS encoding LmeA family phospholipid-binding protein; this translates as MVLAVLFIAADRIAVHYANQQAAQLVKEKYGYANSTDGRMDVAIEGFPFLTQAAGGDFSHVALTAENFYLDTTGNRQGGYLNVARLQLDLHDVRVASLTARSASADLATGTLTLSYKDLSGVVTRLARSGGPLQVSQAPGSQGQAARIKVSGAALNGEGTILAQGTELTLTVPGAEGAGSVWTVSLPVGVNFTAARATTDGVEISLVGHQVGLGSSGQRV
- a CDS encoding GAP family protein → MVLDLLVIGTAITLGPLHNSAFILLLSSRRGVRQGLAFLLSWLANLVAVIACVVLLTGGQPPARHSVPSTAAIAVKLAIGLALVLYGAHRHRRPPRPHGPPRWTTRIDNASPATAAGLAWVLQPWAMVGAGAATAVDANLSTLTDWLALTGYCLLATLSLVVMELYTLRAPAAADARLNALRSWLERHQEQLVVTLSLLVGLWLTARSIYELVA
- a CDS encoding DUF4097 family beta strand repeat-containing protein translates to MPTFDTPEPISATARVDAGSIQFTAVDRLDTVVEVRPRDPKRDQDVRAADQTEVTYTSGALTVRTPRPNLFGRNGTVDVTVELPTGSRLDVTGSWAQVLGEGRLGEVRVKTSSGDVRFDTTGPLKLTASHGSITVDRVEGAAEITTSSGSLRLGLVDGPAVLKNSHGTTTVGAATGELRVNGANGDIEIRRAEASVVAKTANGTLRVGEVVRGTVQLETSYGAIEVGVREGTAAWLDVSSGSGQVRNTLTASDTPEKSEDTVEVRARTRYGNIDIRRAKV
- a CDS encoding SAM-dependent methyltransferase; translated protein: MAEEITLSGEPARGSVPIDTSKPHPARMYDYYLGGKDHYPVDAEAAEQVLGHTPDARTFARANRLFMHRAVRVLARDHGVRQFLDIGTGVPTEPNLHQVAQAEAPECRVVYADNDPIVLAHARALLHGTPEGRVAYVQADVREPKAILESEEARTTLDFGRPIALSLCAVMHFVPDEHGAYEIVRELVDALPSGSFLVLSHGTTDFDPVGMARTQEVYVRARIPIQLRSGTQIGRFFDGTELLQPGLAVTHRWRPEPDQPLADITDAQAGFYGGAARKP
- a CDS encoding TerD family protein, with product MITLTKEDGPADLDGVTHLSIGVSWDPTAGSSGGVMGKLRLKSGTDLDLIAVAMHGADPVRLAGLDSLDPMGNGSLIHSGDNQNGHGDGDDETVSVEFARVPPHITSIVFVAAAFKKGSSFQKARNISFKVYDATGGSIEQVADIWPSLLTQDNGCAVAKAVRVAGTWKLEVINVTGRIKQGDEQALMRFALSK
- a CDS encoding toxin-antitoxin system HicB family antitoxin, giving the protein MDLTPYVDTLRRELAVAAEAGGDEARALAERLTAPLESATRLTMLNVLSAAMDEITRELAPGSVDVRLRGLDPDFVVTLPPADRGASGETAVAPVESLKAQTPSEGDEGGTARVNLRLPAHLKARAEEAATREGLSVNAWLVRAVSAAVDIDTRPRATGKSQAIGQSFTGWVR
- a CDS encoding ABC transporter permease: MSTLSLAVRDSTTMLRRNLLHARRYPSLTLNLLLTPIVLLLLFVYVFGDVMSAGIGGGGADRSAYIAYLVPGILLMTIGGTLVGTAVSVSNDMTEGIIARFRTMAIHRGSFLIGHVIGSVLQSIMSVVLVGAVGVAIGFRSTDASVLEWLAAFGLLTLFALAFTWIAVGMGLVSPNAEAASNNALPLVFLPLISSAFVPVDAMPGWFQPIAEYQPFTPAIETLRGLLLGTGIGNNGWITVAWCLGLSVLGYRWSKGVFNRAAQ
- a CDS encoding MOSC and FAD-binding oxidoreductase domain-containing protein, with protein sequence MPSLLSVNVGMPKNVPWRGRTVFTGVWKYPVHGRVMVRRLNIDGDGQGDTAGHGGEQRAVLVYQVESYRHWKQHFGRDDLEHGQFGENLTVDGLPDDEVCIGDRYRIGEAEFEVTQPRVTCYRVGMRLGQPELPALLVSHHRPGFYMRVLREGHIQAGDEITKIGSGPGTLSVADTDALLYLPDRDPEKLRLAVGIPALSPGWLGSFRELLKDAEGSAAAAGGAAAAWDGFRALRVAAVTPESTTVSSIHLIAPDGSRLPPARAGQYLTLRVPGAGEPAPVRSYSLSSAPDSGRYRISVKHEPHGAVSAYLTTKLRPGMMVDAAAPRGDFVLQEGTGPVLLVSAGIGLTPVLAMLHELAAAPSAREVWWIHGARNPREHALAAEARALLAKLPNSRGYVFYSAAEPGEYRRDQARPGRLAKDNVSALGVPADATAYVCGPASFMTDIEEALVAAGVDPGAVHSELFGALPSITPGLTGQSARQPHQPPDPPGTGPVVTFARSGVSTPFPDGRSSLLELAEACDVPVRWSCRTGVCHTCVTPLLSGAISYNSPPLEDPAEGHVLICCTRPDTDVVLDM